AGCCAAGTATCTTGCTACATTCTCACATCCATGACGCACACGCTGTTCTCAAAAAATGTAGCAATCTTGGTACCTTCCTTGTTCCAGGAGACTTCGAGTATGCAACAGCTCCCTTCATATGTTTTCACAATCCTCCCTTCCTTCACCGACCAGATGTATACGGAGCTACCCAAAGATCCGCTGGCCAAATATTCTCCATTTGGGCTGAATGAGATACAGTAAACATGATCCCTGAATGTGATAGAAGCAACTACAAGTCAtacatatataaaacaaaaagaagagcaGAGTCGGCAAagtttatcaataagaaaaggatCAGAACCATGTCTAGCTACCGCAGTGATCAGAACTACCAAAATATGGTCTCAAAGTGCTAGATCTTTTGTTGGTTCATACCTGTGATCATCTAAGCTTCTGAGAAGGCTTCCAGATTCTACATCCCATAGTTTTATGGTTGAGTCAAACGATGCACTGTCAACAGGATAAACTACTTCAATGAAACTATGGTGACAAAAAGTTTAGCTTCTATCAAAAGAATCTAGAAGCAGCAGTGGTTCTTTTGAAACAGTCTGGAGAATTTGAATTACACTTATTAGATAATGTGAGCGGGATAATGAATTTAATCATTTATCTGCCTCAAACTTGCTTGATTTACTTTTAAGAAGAGATGCCTAGCAATATTTGACTGGAGAAAAAAGTGATGTTGCTGCTTTTACCTTTGCCAGTATGGGAGACTGGTTAAGGTTGCTTGTTCCAGGACCAGTAGGTCTCCATTCAACAGAATATACCTCCTGAAAACCACAAGTGTACGCTTGTAAGACACTTGTGAAGAAATGATACATTATTATGTAACACTGACACATTCTCACATCCATAGCAGAGAAAAGATTAGGACCTCGGTGTGCTCCTTTAAATCATGGATGTACTGGTCTTGATTTATACTCCATATCTGCATTGAAATGGGTTAATAAGTATGGTGAAATTCTGCTACCAGAAAAGGCTAAAGGATAAGAAGTGTGAGAATAAATATGTAAATACTGATTGAGGAAATAAGGAAAACAAGGCTGGATGAAATCCATAAGAAGCTAAACTGAATGGGATACTAAATGTATGCAGATATCACCTTTACCGTGCCATCACCGGAGCAAGAAGCCAACAGAGAACCAGATTCATCCCATTTTATAGAATTGACCCCTTTCTGAAATAGCACAAAAGGAAAATTAATTCACTactaatattaaacaaaagcgtccAATGAACATTTCAGATACGTTTCCAACTGATATAAAACCATTGACATGCTTCGAAATAATTCCCTCTCACTATCATCCGGAAGTTAACACCCATTATTTACTTTCTCATACATAACACTGTTGAAACTGAAAGAAACCCATTAAAGATTGCTTACTCTAACCTATAGCCTATAGGAAATAGCAAAGGAGCCGCTTGATACTGCAGCAGGCATATTAGGATGTTTACTATACTATATGTAAAATGAATGATAGTAATTTGTTTTTAAACAAAAAGGCCCAATATTGCGATTTCAAGAGAATATGAGTTGGATAAAGTAGCATCCAACAAATGCCATGAAAGCTATGATGAGTTAGGATAAAATCATCTAATGACTACCCTATATACAAGGGCACTCATGTCCATGTATGCACATTTTTGcaacaaatcaaataaaagaaGCTCATAGGTTCGTAACTTACAGGGAACTACATATTGTTAGGTTAATTTACTATGTTGCTTCTCTAATTCCTTCAGAACTGAGATGATCTTATGATTCTTACACGTGGTGAACCCAGCAGGTCACTTTCTCCATACAAATCGCAACCTTGCTAAAAGCATACAACCAACTAGTAGCTTACAATTTTTATCAAGTCACTGAAAGTTAACTCCAGTGGAAAACAAAAGTTGAGGAGCCTTAATAGAGCAGGATTACTTATTACCAATAAAAAATAGATGCGGTATAAAATGAACAATAGAAGAATAAATTAGTTGAGCAATAACAAACCTTATGACCCAAAAAGGTTCTAATAGGACGATCCTCTCCAACCTTACAAACGCTGATCTTGGCATCTTCTGAGCCTGTTGCAAATGTATCGCAATCCCGCCAATCAACATGCATGACTCGACCTGCAATGGCACTTGATACATAAGTTAATCCTGGCATGGCCGGTGGAGAGAGAGTAGAACAGATAGATTTTGAACATTAATATCCGAAAGACTAACCACTAACCAGTATGAAATTCAAAGTTTTGAGCCCGTCTCAAGGTACTCATTTGCCACTGCCACACAATAGCTTCATCGGAACTTCCAGTAAGAAGACGATTACCCTCTTTGTTCCATTTTAAACAGTTGACTGGACCTTTATGTTTGGTCGAGGTGCCTCGTAGCTCCCCTGGTTAGAATAAAAAGATGAGAACATTGGAAAGGTGGCAATTAAACatctaaaatgaacaaaaatttaCCCAGTTCTTTCAAGTCATAAATCAACAGGATATCAGTAAATGACTTTCTAAAAGCAATACAATACTGTATAGTTCGGTGATTTAGCCATTGTGCAATTAGGTGACCTATTTAGAATTTCTCACTGAAAACTTCTTAATTAGAAATTCAAATGCTGAGCCGGTGCAAAAGTCAAGTAACCTAGAATTTAACTAAGACGAAATCACAATGACCACGTGGAAAGGGTAAACCGATAAATCATCATTAATCACTAAGTTGAACTCTTCCAGTGCAAGCATGGAATCACTAACATAAACCCTgattaaccaaaaaaaaagaaaaaaatcaagcaaTGAGCTCAGTGCTGTTACATGGTTGCCTGCTATTGGATATTAAATAGAAATTATTCTCATTAAAACAGAGTACCGTTTCTACTCCATATCCTTGTGTTTGCATCTGATGAAGCTGACGCAAGTAATGTCCCCTCTGACTGAATATCAAAGTTTAAAAAGAAAAGGCATAAATATATAAAAGCCGCCAAAAATAACATATGTATCTGGAAGAGTAGTTAACTCCGGGTTGGGATTATTCAGTGTATGCAACAACCAGAATTGTGGCACTCACATTCCAGTCAAGCGCTGTAACACCCTTTTTGGTCTTACTCAGGTCACCCTTACAGTGTTCCAACACTATTTCATTTTGACGCCCATTCTGCATCTTAGAGCCACAAGGACCATCCAAAATTTCCCAAATcctagctgttgtatctttcgaccTGAACCAGTGGAAGAATATTCATTGAGAAAGATGATGAACAACTGTATATTATCTGACAGAGTGTCGTGTGCCTACACTGATGCGAGAAGTGAACCAACTGGATCCCATGCACAAGCAAGAACCTGAGGGAATCATAAAGTGTAAGACAATGACGTGTTGTGCTGCAATAACAGaatataagataaatagaaagaaGTAATAAAAAGTATTACTAAGAAACAAAAGATGTCAAAAACAAACCTCGGAAGTATGTCCTTCGAATATAGTTACATCAGAACTGGGAATCTTACTAGGTAAACATGGTACATGCATGGATAATGCCGCTTTACTAGCTTCTTGGTCTTTCTACTTTACTAgctcccttttcttaggtttccTCTCCTTATCCTTTTCAGGCCTTCCATCATTTCCTTGCTTTACCTTCTCGTTTCCTCGTTGGCGTTTCAGTTGTTGCGCTCGACCAAATCCCATAGATTTCCCTCCATCTTTCTCCCTCTGTCTCTGAATTTCGGCTTTCTTCTCTTTTATAGTTCGCAGCAGTTCGACCAACTCCATTGTTATCAGATCAAGAGGTTGCACAAACGATAAATCGTCATTAACACTTGAATCACACTCCTGGAAAACAAGCAAACCATCAGCACCCATATGATAATAACAAACTTTAGGAATCTTTGAAGTAACAATAGAGACCATATTTATCAAATACCAGCATCAACTCATGCACAGCACATACCTCAGTTTCATTCACTTTTATGGACAAATTTGGCAAGTGAACCTGGTGGAATTTTATTCCCGTCAATGGGACTCTTCTTCAACCCTGCTTCATCTTCGAAAGAAAATGCTGCCTCTGTGAAACCTGACATATGGCAGCACAGAGATCTCAAACAAAAACACtaccaaaatacaagataattcaacAAACAAACTTCTACACAAGCTCTTCAAACAAAAGAATTAGCAAATTAAAGCAATACCTTTAGCAGTTctttgagatctttgaaattaaaGCAGCGAAATTAGTTAAAAGTGTGGGGAAAAGTCAAAATTTCTTCGAATTTGTATGTCCAGATTCGAGATTTCAACAGCTAAATTTCAGTTTTAACCCTAGCAACCTATCATTTCCAAAACTTGCAGTTCATTGTCAGGAATCAAGCGACGAACTACTCAATATGTATAGCAGTTCTTTAAGATCTTTAAACCTAACACATAAAATTAGTGAAACTTGTCAGATTCAAGAAATTTTAATCAAATTACCTAAATTTCTTCCCATTTTTTTAATCCTAGCAACCTATCCATTCCGCAGTTCATTTTCAAGAATCAAGCAAACAACTGTTCAGTACTCAGTAACGAACCATTCAAAACAAGAACTCACAATCAAGAACCCTAACTAGGAATAAAGCATACCTGATTCATTGAGATAATGAAAGACAAGAGCATTCAAATCAGTGGAATTGAGAGGATTCATTGCAGAAAAAGTCTGTTTGAGTTGATTTCTTTGAAAGACAGATGATAATAAGAAAATGGGTTTTAAAGATTTTTGGAGGGTTTTCTAAATGTTGGAGTCGCTCTAACTGATACAGTTGTAGTAACTTATAATATGATGACGAACGTTTTTGGTGATCATAGCAGCTTATATGATGACGCGTGGATCAGAATAGTGTTAAATTGGGACCTACAAGGTCCATCCACGCGGAAGATGGATTTTCAGGTGTCCGCTTATTCTCCCGCCAGGATAAACTATTTTTAATGGGTAACATTCAGATGTACCCTTGTTGTTTTTTGCTTTTCAAATGTACCCTGTTTTTTTTGAGCTTTATAAATGTACTTCCGTTTGACTTGGTCCCACtgttttttttgagaaaaatagTTTCCATCCAGCTAAGTGTAAGGTGACAGTTATCTCACGTCTCTTTTGTGCTTGGTTGTTTTTCCATCAACTAAAAACTCGGAACCCTGAATTTGGGAATGATGAACCCTGAAATAAAATCCACAAACCCTAAACTTGGAAATGACAAACCCTTAACTAAAATCCATGAACCCTGAATTTGTGAATGATGAATCCTGAAATAAAAACCATGTACTTGGGAATGACGAACCCTGAACTAAAAGCTTGAATCCTGAACTTGGGAATGATGAACCCTTTTGGGGAATGACGTAACGAACCTGAAAATGGTGAAACGATCTTGAACCGAGCTCGAAGAATCTGAAAAATAATGTAGAAGGTAACATGACAACAAATAAAGGGTAACTAAGTAAATTATAGTGGGACTAACCAAGATTGACGGAAAAGTTGGCAACGGGAGTAAATTTGCAAAGTCAAAAAAACATGGGTACATTTTGACTTCGGGTATTTTAACAGGGGTACATTTGTATATATCTCATTTATAATTGGGGGTTGAGGACGGAATTCCGTAGATTATTTTTAATTCGGGGTAGAGTCTGGAGTTTCGGACCCTAATTAGCAAATTCGGGAAttattgagattattagtcccacattggctGGGTTACTtaagatcatgcggtttataatccttataGCCACTTCACTAACGCCCAACTAGTTTTGAATTGAATGCGCACGTTCTaataatatggtatcagagcaatctATTTTTATTGAGTCATTCGACCGCACCtctactccgcgtcacccgattatTGTCCacatgttagacccaacgaggctacatgtGAGGGGGCattttgagattattagtcccacattatctGGATTATGCAAGGTtagcggtttataatccttagatCCACTCCACTCACTgttaattggttttgagttggatgtccataTTCTAATACGCATCATTCGTGAATTTTATGCAGAACGCTTATGATCTCCCTCATTAGAACTTGGCATAGTTGGTACAACCCATTCGAACGCCTGGCCTCAAGGTAAAAGGTTAGAGTCTTACTCGTGAACTCAATATTGTTAAACAATTACTGAGTGTagttagggctgcacaaaaccgaaccataACCGAAACCGAAACCGAAAACCGAAATTTTTTAACCGAACCGAACCATAACCATATTCCTGTGGTTCATTTATggttgtcagtttcagataaccgacagtatcggtttcggtttaggttttgaaATAAAACCGAACCAataaccaattggttaaccgatTAATAGTGACCGTAGGATTAAATGATTTTAGGCCGTTGATGGGGATATTTAACCCTAATAAGTAATAACTTACATCGCTCTTCTCTTCTTTCATAGATATCATATTATCAGAAAGCTTTCCCACAGACAGttccacttccaacttcactCGACTCGACTGATTTTTGGCAGCTGTGCTTATGATTTGTAGAGGAAATTGGTTCAGGAagctctttctcgtgattcttctGGTGCTGTTCAATCCAACTTCTCTTTGATTACTCCTACTTCTGGTGTCTTTCaggtttgatttctttttgaaaCTTTGTAGATCTCTGCAAGTAGTTTGGTTGTGAATCTTGTGATTGTTGTCATGTTCATATTTATGTGATTGTTGTCATGTTTATGATTTTAATTATGATATCAGGGtttgtaaaattgaaaaaaattggggatttcaaatgtaaaATTGGTCATTTAGGTTGATTTACATAAATTAGGGAAGGTAAATCAGaatacataaattagggtttgtcaattATTCTTAAATATATGTGAAATTGAATTATAAAATGAGTAATTAgtgatgggtttgttcttaatttaAGAATAGAGAATTGTATAGGGTTTCATTTTAATTTCTTcttaagttagggtttttgtgaaTTGAATCAGAAAGTTGATTAGTAATGGGTAGAAAGAATCAGAAAGTTGATTAGTAATGGGTAGAAAGAATAAGTCTccatgtgaaaatgactatttttgtGCCTAATATACGGTTAATTTAGAAGAATGCAGAGAGTTAGAattattttaagatttgtaaTTCTTAACATTTTTGTAATCACCCCATACAACCAAAAATTGGGGTTTTGCTTAAATGTATGGTTTAAATTAAATGTATGGTTTATCACATTGCAGACTTGCCTTTTGACAATGCGAGGAGGATCCAGTTCAACACCTACTGCCTCTGTTTCTTCTAATAAGCGGCCACCTCGACCTCCACCTAATGCAAGTTCAGATGGAGGTGCAAATTCAGCTGGAGGTGCAAGTGCTGCTAAAGATGCTAGTGTTGCTGGAGATGCTAGTGCAGATGGAGATGCAACTGAAGCTGTCATAAAAGTGAcagaaacacatagcaataagcgTAAAACCCCTGAAGATGCAACTGAAGATGACACAGAAGTGAGTCAAGTGACAGAACCAAAGGGAAAGAAACGTTCTGATGTGTGGAACCACTTTGATATGGACCCCAAGCCTTCGAAATATGCAAAATGTCGCCACTGTAAGACAAAGATTGCAGCTCAGGGTACCAAGTATGGGACAGGTGGTATGAATAATCATTTGAAGATATGTAAAAAGAAGCCCAAGGAGGAAAAAGGACAGCAAACGCTTGATTTTCAACCGGCTAGGCTAGGAGGAGAAGGAAAATTGGTTGCACCAACTTTTAATCAAGATGCATGTACAAAGGCAGTgattttatttgtgattttagatGAGCAGCCGTTTAGAGtggttgaaggagaagggttcAAGGAACTTTGTAGGGTACTTGAATCCAGATTCAAGATCCCTTCTCGTATGACCATTTCGCGGGGTGTGTTAAATTTgtatgaagctgaaaaggagaagatgaagaactacttcaAGGAAAACAATGTGAGAGTTTGTCTCACCACTGACACATGGACCTCAAATGCCCAAAATAAAAGCTACATGGTTGTAACTGCGCATTTTATTGATAAAGATTGGAAGCTGCACAAACTGGTAATCAActttttccaaattttaggtcATTCAGGTGAGGTAATTGGGAAGATGTTAGAGGAATGTTTGTTAGATTGGGAACTTCCTGGGGTTTTTACTATTACTCTTGACAATGTTAGTGCTAATGATTTAGCTATTGATTATCTAAGGGAGGATGGTCATTTAAAGGAGCAAGTGATTAGTTCAAATGGTGTACTGAATACTAAGTTTATGCAAGTTAGATGTGCTGCTCATGTGCTTGCACTTGTTGTGAATGCTGGCTTGGGAGAGTATCACATGGCTATTAAGAGAGTAAGGGCAGTGGTGAAGCATGTGATGAGTTCTCCTGCTAGGTTGAGTAAGTTTATGGATTGTGCTAAACAAGAAAAGATAGATTGCAAAAAAGGTTTAGTTTTAGATGTGGATACAAGATCGAATTCCACTTACATGATGTTGGAAGCTGCTTGTAGATATCAGAAAGCTTTTGAAAGGCTAGCACGGGAAGATAAGGCTTTCAAAAAGAAGTTTTGTTTCAACGAAAGATCCATCCCTCCTGTATTTTCTACTTCTACCGGTGCTAGTAATGATGTTGACATGGAAGAAGCTTCTACTATTGCTCATAACAAAGGCAAGAAGAAGGCCCCTCCTCCGCCTCCTATACATGCTCCATATATGGAAGATTGGGCCAATGCAAGATCATTTGGAAAATTTTTAAAGGTATTCTTTGATTTGACTGTCAAGTTTTCTTACTGTACTCGTGTTACTTCGCATGAGTTCTTGTTTAACGTAAGTGTCATTCATAGAACAATGAACACATGGGTAAAAAGTTCAGATCCATTTCTCTCTGGTATGGGCACTAAAATGCTAGACAAGTTTAATAAGTATTGGGGAGAATATGAGAAAATGAACACTCTCATGTTCATTGCTGTTTTGCTTGATCCACGTGAGAAGATGAAAGgtttaaattttattcttgataCTTTAGATATCACGGGTCCGTCATTACGTAAACACTTATCGACTTATGTGAAAACTGATTTTCAAGAACTTTTCGAAGAGTACAAGTGTCtctatgcaaatgatgaaaacatTTCTGGTGCCACAGGTGATTGTAATAATGTTACTCAATCTTCTGGGGttactgatgatgaagattctgcATATGCTAGTCTAATAGCAGAGAGAGCAAGAGAAGATGAGGAGGATGACAATGTTGAggggaaaactgagttggagttataTTTAGAGGAGAAACGTGAACCAAGAATTAGCCCTAGCGGTGTTCAGTTTGAAATTTTAGGTTGGTGGAGGACTAATAGTACAAGGTATCCTG
The nucleotide sequence above comes from Papaver somniferum cultivar HN1 chromosome 8, ASM357369v1, whole genome shotgun sequence. Encoded proteins:
- the LOC113306683 gene encoding WD40 repeat-containing protein HOS15-like, with amino-acid sequence MHVPCLPSKIPSSDVTIFEGHTSEVLACAWDPVGSLLASVSKDTTARIWEILDGPCGSKMQNGRQNEIVLEHCKGDLSKTKKGVTALDWNSEGTLLASASSDANTRIWSRNGELRGTSTKHKGPVNCLKWNKEGNRLLTGSSDEAIVWQWQMSTLRRAQNFEFHTGRVMHVDWRDCDTFATGSEDAKISVCKVGEDRPIRTFLGHKKGVNSIKWDESGSLLASCSGDGTVKIWSINQDQYIHDLKEHTEEVYSVEWRPTGPGTSNLNQSPILAKCIV